TAATGAACATTTTGGTTACCGTGtgctttaattcattttttattagaagaactGGGGGTGGCAATGATCGAACACTAGACTGCTTGGTCAtagaagctctgataccatgtcaaacaaccaattatcccaaaagcttaatgtgttgggtaagggtcacatGAATGAACCTAACGAAATTAAATCAGGCAATGCCATCCTTCCTTCTAAATAAGCTAATAACAGGTTTGGATTGCACACAATCCAAATTATGGAAATCCCATAATCTATGTGTAATTACGGAGCTCCGACCACATAATCGAACAAGCTATAAATTCACTAGGAACCCTAATTTGATGAAGACAATCATACTTCCGAAGTACCTGGAAAACCGACATCGTTAAATGTCTTGACGGGTTTGGGAACATCTCGGCCTTCAACTGTGATTTCCCGTCGCAGGCGATACTCATCAACCTCTGCTTCAGTCATTGCCCTAACAGAGGGTGATTCAGTGTAGAAGTTTTTCTCGAAATGCGACAACCCATCCAAATTTATCTTACGGGGCGACCCTGAACCACCGTCGTCATGATTCTTTATGCTCGAACCACCGTACCCGGTGGAGGCAGCAGGTGCACCCAGCCCAGAATCACTGAGAATCAACAAACAAACACACCATTTCAGCAACGAGTTTTGACGGAATTGGAAACTAACTAAACTATGAGCAGTTCCGTAAAACCCTAAAACTGGAagtagaaagagagaaagattgGAGTCAAATGGTTGGTTACCTTCTTCGATCACGGTATGAAGAGGGGTCGGCGGAGCGGCTGTCGTAGCGGCTCATGACGGCGGATGACGGTGGCGGAGTGGGTGAGGACGGTGGTGGAAGTGGAAGAGAAGGAACACCGGTCACCACCCAACTCAAGTATGGTTTCTTCTTTACAGTGTTGCTAGATAGGGTTATGCGAGGTATTGCGAAAATGGATACTCAGCAGGTTTGCAGCTCCTGCCACTGCATTTTATCTTGACcgttgattttgttttttaaggGTGGGATTGTTgcatgaaaaattaattaattaaaaaagtataataattaatgatgatgggagttcaaaaaaaaaatgatgatggGTTATGTTAGGTAATGCGGTCACCGAGGGTATTAGAGGGTCCAAATTCAAGCACTACGTGATCGCGGTGGGCATTCGTGGTTGGTGAGAAGATTGGGGTTACGTTTGGTGGTGTTGGAGTTGGAGGAGGGTGTTTTGGGCTGTTGGCGTTGTTGGGCTCTTCTTCTTACTTCTCTCTTGTCGTTGTTTGTGTTGCAGAGGCCGCATGTGGTCCTGCCCTTGCTTTCCGGCTTACATGCACCTTTGGGTCGTCCTCGATTGTCGTTCGTGCGCCTTCTCAACGCGTCGTCGGGGTGGGTGTCTCCAACGTGGGTTTTGGTTGTTGGTTTTTCTCATACGTCTCTTTCAACGGTGGAAGTGATGTTCAAGGAGTGAGGTTGTTGGTGGGGTACGGTGCGGTGTTTGGATCTCGTTATTGATCTATGTGAAGGTTGTTAAGTCTATGGACTATGGTTGTTTTCCAACCTCTACGTTTTGCTTCATGCCAGTGTTGATTAGGTGTTCTCCTTGAGGGTCGTTGCAGTGGGCCTGGAGGTAATGTTGACAATGTTTTCTGCGTTTTGCTCGTCTGGTCCCTTAAACTGCGTCGGATCTTGCTGTCACTGCTTAGTTGCGCCAACTCACATGGCGCGCTAATAGCGCTCTACTAACACAAAATTCTTCCAACATTCTTATACAGGTCTTTTCCCCATGTGTTGCAGTCATAGGTGTACTAATTAATGCTTTGGTCTTAATTTAGTTTACcttttagagggtgttacaagaGTCAAACCTAAAAGGAACATAGCAAAAAGAAGGTAAACTATCAAATACTTTCATAGGCATAAGCAAGACTAAGCCATTCTTTGCAAACGCATCAGCGCACGAGTTCGCCTCACGGTAGACATGCTTCCAATTGTATACTGAGCATTGAATCACCAAGTCTTTGATGTCCCTTATAAGAAGAGCACTAGAATGAGAAGGAGGGCACCCCTTTATGAGGAGATGGATAGCGGGCTTGGAATCCGATTCTATGAGGATTTGGGAGAATCCTCTAGCTAAGGCAATCCTCAAACCATGAAAGATTCCCCATAACTCAGCTTGGACAATTGAGCAGCAACCCAAATTAACAGAGTATCATAGGAGAAATTGGCCCTCATGATCTCTGATAATACCACCACAAGCTGCACTTTGCTGTTGAGAAACAAGGGATCCATATGAATTCAGCTTGATCCAAGAGACAGGGGGGGCGTCCAACGCATGGTTATCATCTCACTACCTCGGGTTAGCGATGATCCAAGCACTTCATCATCTAGCTTACCTCTACCTAGTCAAACCCCACTTAAATAAAGTATTcacttataatattttattattctaaattatttttttttctcatactAATTTGGGAAAAAAAAACCTCATATTCATATTCAGGTCACAAAGACTTCCAAGTTCCAAGGACATGTCTttgtaaatttaattttttatatgacTAAAATGCAAAAGTAAAAGTCTTAATTATACTCATGTAGTGTGGAAAATGATATTTGTTTTGGTCCAAAAGTTCAGCCTGTGAGTCCAACAAAAGTTTGGGAGTGTTTCATTGGGCTAACTTGTATAAACATGAACTGCAAGAGCCCAATACAGGTAAAACTATAAGAGCTGTAAAACAAGTAACCGAACACAAGTAAATAATATCTTGGTGAGTGAGTTGACGCAGCAAAAAGAAAAATGCAGGCTCTATCTTGTATATCAATGTCACTACCACTGTGTCTGAAACTGAGGGCTTCATGGGACACTCAAGAACAACAGAGACTCCCTTACAACCCCAACGCTCCCAGAAAGCTCAAGAAAACCAACCTTCCAACAACAACTACTACTCTCACTCAAACTCAATcccctcttcctctctctcCGCGCAAGGAGCAGTACATTTCTGATCTTCTCGAGCGCACCACTCCTCTCCCCACCATAGGTATATTCTATTATGCTCGCATTTGATATAATTTGAGCTTATTTATGCAACTGTTTTGGTTAGAGTGTGTTTGttaaaacaacttaattaagcgcttattcataagctaatttaagGAATTTATTAATATAAGTTGAAAATATGACATGACCCGTTTGAaagagcttatgtaaatagtTTATAAGCTGTtcagaatagcttatgaaaaatgGCTTATGCTTATTTATAACCTATCTTCAACTTAGGTCAATAAATTTCTTAAAATATTGAATAAACAGATATGCAATAAGCACTTATGCCCGACCAtgagcgcttaattaagttgttttcccaAACGCACCTTGTAAATAAGCACAAAGTCTTATTCATAACGTACTCATATTAGGTGATTGATACAGACTTAATGCTACCTTTAAACTTCTTAAATTAAACTTATGAACAAAAGCTTTTATGTGATAACTGGTTAATTAAGCTGATATTTTTTCATGCTTTATACATGTATCATTAGTCTATTATCTTCAAATTGCTCATTCGTTTGTACTGTGTACAGCGCATGTAGAAAAGGAACAAGATGAATCCTACCTGGGATATGAGAGATGGCTGCCAACTCCACCCAAAGTGGTGAAGCCTCGCTCTGTGTTTAATGCTGCTACCTTAGCATATATTGGTGACGGCATTTATGAggtctttttctttctcattacCTTTGTTTTTTCCTCCCACTAACCACTATCAGTAGATAAAAACTCATATGTAGTCAAATTTGAATTTGACAAAAGAGAGACTGAATTTGGTCAAGCATGGACtttgaaaattttgtttttgaagTACTAGAGTTTTAATAAGGCCAGTGTTGTTAATGATGGATGGCGGAAAGCCTAAAACAGGCCAAATTTGACAAACACTGATGGTCGAATATCAGCCATGGCGGCTTTCTGTAATTCCGCCATGAGATCTTTGACAAAAATAACACTACGAATCtattcttattcttcttcttttttgtatGAAACAAACTGAATTTTCAAGTTTTCATTACCTATGTTAACTGGTGAGGCTTGCCTATTTTGTATAAAAAATTGTGTTCAGTAAAATTGTAACAATTCTTGTGGTTTTCAGAATTTCGAGGTATCTTATTCTAATTTTTCTTCTGAAACATGCAGCTATATGCTCGTAGACACTTTTTATTTCCTCCCCTTAGTATTGAAGAGTACAATGATCGTGTGATGGCAGTTGTGCGTTGTGAGGCTCAAGTATGAATTTTTtccttacttttttattttgacCTTTTGTATCATGTGTGTGATGAAGTTAAGTAATAACTTTTTCTTGCttcttcattttaattttttgtatcATGTATGCGATGAAGTTAAGTAAGTAATAGTTCTTTTCTTGGTTCTTTATTTTAACTTCATGTATCATGTCATGTTTGCATTGGAGTTAGACAAGTAACATGCTAGTTTTAGGCTGACATCACATTTTAACCCAAAATGAGTGTATGGGCCGTTACACTTATATTGTCTTCACTTAATTCATTTCTAACCGGCATGGGTGATAGATCAAGACCCTTAATTACAGAGGTCTACCAGATTAGAAAAAGGATAAATATAGAAGATAACAACCTCTAAGAGTTGTTAGAGTTAGTACTAACTGTGCAAACTGAAATAAGAAGTTAGGCTGTGTTCAGATACCTGTTGGCACCAGTGCAAGCAGAAACACTCACTTTGAGACATTAAGTGAACGGATCGAGGAAAAAGTACTTCCACTTTAGGGTTAACTTATATCCAAACATACATTTAGTTGTCATTTTCAGTTAGAGATAGATGTCATTTTCAGTCAGTTAGCTAAGAATAATCAGGGGGAGTGAAGGAGACAAAGGAAAGCACTTGTATTGGGTGGAGACTGTGAAG
This portion of the Lotus japonicus ecotype B-129 chromosome 3, LjGifu_v1.2 genome encodes:
- the LOC130748779 gene encoding uncharacterized protein LOC130748779, producing the protein MQALSCISMSLPLCLKLRASWDTQEQQRLPYNPNAPRKLKKTNLPTTTTTLTQTQSPLPLSPRKEQYISDLLERTTPLPTIAHVEKEQDESYLGYERWLPTPPKVVKPRSVFNAATLAYIGDGIYELYARRHFLFPPLSIEEYNDRVMAVVRCEAQDALLQKLLNTDFLSDQERDVLRWGKNITSSKTKTKKRAGAAVYNRASSLETLVGYLYLTNVHRLEKLMVALGFSVDSSVPFNLEEAITGELKNR